From the genome of Clavelina lepadiformis chromosome 2, kaClaLepa1.1, whole genome shotgun sequence:
ATGCCTGAATTCGGCAAAGTCATCAGTTTCGGAAGCACGGGCATAACTTGACGCGGAGAGACGATTCAATAGAGCGTCAGTGTATATCCTTGTCTAAAACACGACTTGAATCCAAATGCGTGAAAcagagaaaaacaaaaagaatttttcGGCAAATAGCATTGTGGACCACCGCTATCTAGTGGACAGAGCGGTAAACGCTACAATATAACTGCGAAGTTATCGAACACAACAAAATGCGATGATGAACGAAAAGGATTAAAGATGTAAAAACGGGAATGGCCTCTAAAGTGGTGTTTGTGAAAAACATGGCCCAAAATGCCCTCTTACTATGTTAATGCGAGCAGTATGGTGGTCTTATTATTCTGACGatcctaaaataaaaaatctgtaCTTATTGGTGtgtattttttatgtattatAGTCCTTGTTTGGGGCAGTCCCAAAATTCGAACATGAGCAATCTGGTGTGGATGAAATTACGTACGGTGTGAATCCTGCATGACTGTAATCCCTTGTGGGTGCAATTTTCTCCGGGTGCTGCATAAGGTTTACATTACCTGTTGTTGGTTGCTGCTCTGCAATTGACAGGCTGGTGTTGGTGTCGTAACATCAAGCTACTGTTGGTGACGTAACGAACAGCAAGACTGTGGATTGCTCGATTGTCGAGTAGCACCCTGCTGTTGGTTGctgctgaaaaataaaatacttaccATTTCCTTATATTGTGGCCGATCAGGTTACCAATACGCAGATGATGAGGCTTCGTATGACTTCTAGCAAAGTTGCGTGTTCTTCTTGAAAAGCACAACTAAGTTATTTCTTCATAGAAGCATATTGACCAATGaaaaaaatctaataaaactttatttacaaACTGATAAACATAACGTAAAGTAATGTACTGAACAAAGTTGAAAACGCAAGGGTATATAACGAAAAGTAATCAGcgaatgaatgaaaattaaagaGAAAAGCACGAACTTAAAAAGGAAATGACCAAACCGTGGCGCTTGCCGCCACGATATCAGGGGTGTTCAAGACGTGAATATAACTTAAGCTATTCTTGCCCACAAACCCAATCTTTAAATAtattcttttctaaaaactaatgtatactatTCTCGGAAAATCCATATCAGCTGCTAAAAAGCtgttttgctgaaaaactGAACTATTTATTATTTCTTCACCAACAGCAACCTGTCAGTAACTGAGCAGCAACCAATAGCAGGGTGATGTTGGAAGAAGGCAGGCTGCGCCACCAGCTTTTTCGGTTACTTATGACCTAGCTATGTAATTAATAGCAGTAAGAATTATGTAATTAATAAGCTtagtgttttcaaaaatgttaacaataacaaaaatattaaatacgtTTCTTTAGCTGATTCTACCTGATAAATTTATGTCCCCAAGGACAACGCGCATATAAATtcatactgtagttatatcTTATTTGTTCTGCGTACTCCACGCATCATAAGCATAATcgagaaatttaaatttaaattaaaagttaatgtaTTCCTTATCCCCCTATCGACTTCTATCTTTACTTATTTTCCATATTATGTTTTGTGGTAGatgatatttattttattttatttgcatggACACAGGCTAACTAAGCCAAATACTTATCAACGGTCACTTTCACCCATTGTCTACCAACAAAGCattcttttaatcttttcttaCGCTAAGCACTTTTAGCTACGTTTTATATTAACCCACCTTTATTGCTTTCATAAATGACTTACATTAAATACAAAGCGTTACTACACGCTGTACGATTATTTTGCCTTGTTTGTCATCATATACCAGGTTGCAAACTGCCATCCTGTATAAGTCAGAATCTGTTGATATTGTGACTATCCCGATAACCTCGATTCACAAATGGGTCCACTAAACTTGCATACAACAAATGCAAGCAGAAAACGAATTGAGGCGAATCGCGATATTAAGCTTATTACTCAGACTGatcgaacttttattttcttctcctGCATTATGCAAATCCTCTTACCCTTACCCACCCTTATACTTACATTATCTTGCTATATAAATTCGGCAAACCAAACGCGTTGTCCGATATCATTgtgtcaaaatattgaaatgcattTAGATAATGGCAATCATTTCATTCAAACTGTTTGTGTTAGGTTTTGTGTGCAATTACAATTACGATACTTTTAATTTCCTTCGGTTGTGGTAAAAGctgtataaaaaaaaaatatcacaatattaaATGAGAAACCCTTCTATATAACATAGCATTAGTGAAGAATAtttactgctatttttttcttttgcatattCCATCTGTGTACGTTCGTTGACCGCATCAAAATTCTGGCTGGAGAGAAAACAAATTctgcattcacattgcaagctgACAACAAGAATCTTGCAAGCTGCCAACGCCAATATTCCTACCTCGAAGCTTTTTGGGTTAGGGGAGTTATTGTGGCATTCGGATAGCCCaaacattgcaataattatatatattggcattgcaaaagttttgatttttctccaggcagataataatgtttgcaaagctttgtagcgtgctgacgtagattgaagtgtttcaagtaaCGTCGTATTGATCGTATAATACTTTGTACGTAACAAATGCATTGTTTCTAAATGGTAGTCAAAAAGTAGTTCCAAATTGACGTGTGACgtagttaagtgtgtcaagtggttttctgtatttgaattctttgtgagaaaaaggctGAAATTGGAATTGTACACGTGATTATGGgctgattggtcaatactttagtaggcctataaaaagaaatgttaggTTTAAAATCGCTCTCGTCTCTCTTAGAAACTATCTTATTCCTGAGTTATTTCCTGTGAATTGAAGTAATTAATAAGATATTGGGAATTGGAAGCATGGTGtaatattgctaattcgatacaactaattcggacaatataacaatttgaacttatgaagttggtgttgatttaagaagcaaataagacagtaaacgcaacggagtcaagaTAACTAGCGGAGTCAACAATCAGACTTGGCTTAGGCCAGTCTAAAACCAATTCACCACCACCCATTCCCATAACATTGAGGAAGCCACAGTGTCGGATGTCACTCCACCGTTACGTCAACCGGAATTACGTTTGCCTACAGGCATTGGTGACGGTGTGCGGACAGAAACTGACATTCAAAACGATGGAGACCAGGAAACGTCTTCCATGGAGACTGATTCACAAACCCCGCGGCGCTCCACGAGAGAGAGAAGACCTCCACAAAGATATGGCGAATGGACTTTgtagttttttcaaacattgtaattacttattattattaatgcttaataattatttaaccgGGGGTGAATGTGGTGACATTCCAATGTATTAACATTCCTTTGTTTACGCCTTGCCTCACGCCTTAATTGTTTACGCCTTGCCTCACGCCTTAATTGCTTCGCCGCCTTAAATAGAACTGCAGAACGTCATTTCAGTAGCAAGCGCAGTGTCGGTGGGTCGGCTGCTTAAAAGTGGCGTAGCAGCCACCTGGCGGTTCTGGCTCTGCGCCAGGGGCGGCAGGCTGCAAGGGGCGGCAAAATGAGGCTGCACAGTGCACATAGCAcgagaattttaaaaaaaatggagCGGTAAACAAgctattttgttacaatttggTCCCGCTGACCAAGAAAACTGTGGAAGGTGAACCAGTCCTGGgcatttaaacgtttaattgtaaacttttaagttGTTATTGATAGTAAACGTTTAAATGACAGGTTGTGGTTAAATTTATACTAACTTAGTGTTAATTTAGACTCGAAAATGAAACGTGTCAAAGAGAGTGgagctttttttaaaaagaagcgAAAGCAAGAGAACAGAATTAAAAACGCACATGGGAGCTATGCTAAAATTTGTAACCTCTTCTGGttcaaatgtttctttaacATTACCAGAGAACGATTCAAATAAAAACCCAGACAATAACGCTGAGCTCCAGAGAGATACTGAAAATATCAGCAGAAACGCAAGAAACAGGGTCTATCAAAAGTAATACCAATGAAATCAATTATGCATTGCCAGTTATAGATGGAGACGAAGGTGAAAATATCGACGAAGCAGTTGCAATAGTCAACAATTTGCCCAATGATGTGGCCTCTTGGCCTGAAGTTATAGATCACCATTTATATGGATGAAGAGCGAAAAAAGTGGAAAGCAATTTTAGAAAGCGTTGTTGATGTCATATTATTTCTAAGTAAGCAAAACCTTCCTTTTCGAGGACATCGTGAAGCTTTTGAATTCAACAACCAAGGGAATTTTTTAGAGACTGTGAAGCTTCTGGAAAAATATAGTCCCGTAATCATCAAATACCTTTCTGATATTCGTATTTCTACGAAGATGACAACTACTTATCTTTCTCCCACTATTCAAAATGAGCTTATTTTGCTTCTCagtaaaaaagtcaaaaacatcGTTCGTGAAGAGGTGCGCGaagctaaatattttgcgattATGTGCGACAGTACTCCGGACGTATCACATACTGATCAAATGACTCTTATAGTCAGATATGTAACAATCAAAAACAGTATTGCCCAACTGAAGGaatcgttttttaatttctttccgTTGAGCGGAAAAACGGCAGCTGAAATTTCTCAATCTATTCTAGATGAACTTGAACTAAACAACTTAGATGTGATGATGTGTAGGTGAAAAGGCTACCACAACACATCTACTATGTCGGGAATTCATACTGGAGttcagcaaaaaatcaaaaacataaatccAAAAGCACTACTCGTACCGTGTGGAAATCACACACTGAATCTTGCAGATGTTCATGCCGTCGGATCGTTGCATTTAAGCGACAGATTTTCGCTGTTTTACaaagtatgttttttttttgctgccTCTACTCATAGATGGGATGTCCTTCTAAAGCATGCGCCAATCGCGCTGAAGCGAGTGATTGATACGCGATGGAGCGCACATCACGCTGCTGTAAAGGCCCTTAACGCAGGTTTTGATGAGTTTATGGAtgctctagactctagagcaaggttgttcaaatggcggatcgcgatccggatccggatcttttaaactttttatatggATCTTTAAATGTagccttgaaaaaaaaacttttgaaacttcctttttttttcaaaaaaaaaagttttttttttcaagagaaactttttctttcgaaaaaaactttcactttttatGTGGATACTAATTGCCAgggttgaaattaattttttgaatttataatagCATAATTTTGCTCCCTCTCAGCATtaaagcgtatcgttttcgtttactcatttacacaccactaactcgactaactattctcttgtcttctcttctcgcggtcagctggttttctgcACGGCGGGGGGCCGCGGCGAAACAAAAAACTTCtcgaaatgtatcacttgtacaAATCATCAGAGTTATTATCAACATGGCCAGTAAGAAGCGGAAAATTGATTTAGAAAACAGACAATTCAATGGTGAATGGACTGAAGATTACTTGTTTGTGCTCAACCCAAGCAATAAACCCAAACGTTTATTGTGTGACTGCACTCTAAGCATGATAAAGAGTCAAAACATCAAACGACATTTCTTTActcatcataaacattttaatgagAAGTACAAGCCTGGCTCATGGGCCAGAAAACAGAAAGTTGCGTGTTTAGATAAGTCTGCCAGCTCTCAGAAACAATGCCTCTCAACATTTGTGTCTGAGCAATCAAAAGCCACAGAAGCAACACTCAGCATCAGTCACATTCTGGGCAAGCGGATGATGACATACAGTGATGCTGAAGCTGTTAAAGAATGCATTGTTGAAGCAGTAAAAATCATGCATCCAAGTGAGAAAGAAGTGATCACCAGCATGACAACTCTCCCGCTCTCCAGATTGACATGTACACGGAGATGCACTGATATCGCTGAGGATTTGCATGACCAGGTGTTGATTGAAGTCAAGGACGCTGATTGCTATGCACTAGCTTTAGATGAATCAACAGATGTTACTAATTGTGCCCAGCTTGCAGTATTTGTTAGGTGAGTTGATATTATAAGTATAATATTGGTTGTAAATGGAAAATTTCATTGCAAGTCCAgtgtcaaaaacattttgtatatattttattttttgtacgCAAATTTGCATGCAGGTACTTTCACCACGGAGTGTTCAATGAAGAACTGCTTGCACTGATCACACTACATGGCAATACTACAGCAGCTGCGATATATGATGCACTCATAAGCAAACTTAAGGAGCTTCAGTTGCCAATTCAGAACATTTGCGCACTTTCCACTGATGGTGCACCCGCCATGATAGGAGCATGTCATGGTATGTCATTACTCATTACAGTTGTATGTATGTcattacaaatgtattaagtctaataaatatttcattgcacAAAATCTAACATAGCATAGCGGCCATAGCCTAATTATTTGTATTGACATACCTCAAGATGTAATATGACTTTACAGTAAATAACTCTTCCAATTTTTATGTAGGTGTAGTCACCAACTTGAGAACCGAGTACTGTCCTGATTTGATAGGAATCCACTGCATCATCCACCAATCCGTACTATGTGCCAAGCTGTCCGGAGACTTCCAAGAGCTTGTGGCGTTTGGATATcatcaaattataattaacaCTTTTAAAAGGCGGTTTTTGCATTCTCTCTAGCTGGAAttaagtaaatgttaaaacagaCGTATTTATCGTGTTAatctcttattcaaacaagaaattctgAACCGACATATTTAACGcagattgaagtgtttcaaatagcattgtttttacggcgtaaagtttgaagtgtacttgatgaaatgtttggatgACGTAGATTCGTAGAATAATAGATATTACACACATACACGTAGCAACGATAAATtaacatggcgttagctgattggctgacgtgtatgatataaaacgTTAAGCTTGGTTCAAATCGTTACCCCCTGGATGCTCTGGCCGGCGAGGCTCTGCAAGGGCTTGTCCCTTCAGGACTTGCTAGTACTTCTCACGGTTTTTAGTTTTGGATCTGTTTTACGTTTTGGCTTATTCAGTATTGAATTCAAGTGACAGTTCTATTCAAAAATGGGAATGGTGTAAACGTCTCTATttcgatacaacttattcggacaatataacaactaaactttatgaagttggtgttgatttaagaagcagaatagagacagtaaacgcaacggagtcaaagacaattagCGGAGTCAACAGTCAGACTTGGCTTAGGCCAGTCTAGAAACCACACCACCCCATTTCCCATAAATGGTAACCCCGACTTTCTTCTGCAAAAGAAGGAGAACACTGCACTTCTGAAAGATTCGATTTAGAAAAGGTGAAAATTGGAGTCAGATTAGGATCGAGAGACAAACTGCTTTCAACGGTCTGTTAGCGAGAATATTGCGGcagacattttaaaaattctcgAAGTAACCAGTTGAAAGAAATCTCGCTAACGAACAATGACTGTCATGCTACTGGCATTATGGATTACGATGATGACGACGCTAGCCAACACTAGCCAAATCCAGCAACCAACACAGACCAGCGACAAGCATcgctcaaaagaaaaatggaagaaCAATCATCAAGAAGAACGAAGTTATCAATCTCTGTGGACACCTCTACCACATTTTGATTCTGCACCCGATTAATTCTTAGCCGGTAAAGTACATTACTCATTTCTGAATAAATCGTAGCATGTTATTGGTGTTATTAGATATTAGCTAGCGCACATATGTCATGattattaataacaaaaatataaaatacgtTTCTTATTCAGATTTTACCTCCTACATTTATGTCCCCAAGGACAACGCGCATATAAATTCATACTGTAGTAGTATAGTTATACCTTATATTTGTTCTGCGTAATCAACGCATCATATAATACTAAACGAGAACTTAAAGTTGAACTAAAAGTTAATGTATTCCTTATCCCCCTGTCGACTTCTATCTATACTTATTTTTCCATATCATGTTTTGTGGTagatgatttttattttattctatttGCACGGACACAGGCTAACTAAGCCAAATACTTATCAACGGTCACTTTCACCCATTGTCTACCTACAAAGCattcttttaatcttttcttaCGCTAAACACTTTTAGCTACGTTTTATATTAACCCACCTTTATTGCTTTCATAAATGACTTACATTAAGTACTAGCGTTAACAAAAACGCCGTACGATTATTTTGCCTTGTTTGTCATCATACCAGGTTGCAAACTGCCAGCCTGTATAAGTCAGAATCTGTTGATATTGTAACTATCCCGATATAACCTCGATTCACAAATGGGTCCACTAACTTGCATCAACAAATGCAAAGAGAAAACGAGTTGGGGCGAATCGCGATATTAAGCTTATTACTCAGACTGatcgaacttttatttttcttctcCTGCATTATGCAAACCCTCTTACCCTTACCCACCCTTATACTTACATTATCTTGCTATATAAATTCGGCAAACCAAACGCGTTGTCCGATATCATTGtgtcaaaaatattgaaatgcattTGGTTATAATGGCAATCATTTTATTCAAACTATTTGTGTTAGGTTTTGTGTGCAATTACAATTACGATACTTTTAATTTACTTCGGTTGTGGTAAAAGctgtataaaaaaaaaatatcacaatattaaATAAGAAACCCTTCTATATAACATAGTATTAGTGAAGAATGTTTACtgctattttttcttttgcatattCCATCTGTGTACGTTCGTTGACCGCATCACAATTCTGACTGGAGAGAAAACAAATTctgcattcacattgcaagctgacaacaaacaacaagaaATCTTGCAAGCTGCCAACGCCGACAATTCCTACCTCGAAGCTTTTATGGGTTGGGAGATTTATGTGGCGTTTGGATATcatcaaattataattaacaCTTTTAAAAGGCGGTTTTTGCATTCTCTCTAGCTGGAAttaagtaaatgttaaaacagaCGTATTTATCGTGTTAatctcttattcaaacaagaaattctgAACCGACATATTTAACGcagattgaagtgtttcaaatagcattgtttttacggcgtaaagtttgaagtgtacttgatgaaatgtttggatgACGTAGATTCGTAGAATAATAGATATTAAACACATACACGTAGCAACGATAAATtaacatggcgttagctgattggctgacgtgtatgatataaaacgTTAAGCTTGGTTCAAATCGTTACCCCCTGGATGCTCTGGCCGGCGAGGCTCTGCAAGGGCTTGTCCCTTCAGGACTTGCTAGTACTTCTCACGGTTTTTAGTTTTGGATCTGTTTTACGTTTTGGCTTATTCAGTATTGAATTCAAGTGACAGTTCTATTCAAAAATGGGAATGGTGTAAACGTCTCTATttcgatacaacttattcggacaatataacaactaaactttatgaagttggtgttgatttaagaagcagaatagagacagtaaacgcaacggagtcaaagacaattagCGGAGTCAACAGTCAGACTTGGCTTAGGCCAGTCTAGAAACCAATACACCACCCCCAATTCCCATAAGCTAATGACTGATGCAATGAAACTAATCAAtaaactgaaagcaaactcATCTCTAAAGCACCGGCAACTAAGGATTTTCTAGATCAGCATAATGCTGAATTTTGTGACTTACTCACGCATAATAACGTGAGATGGCTAAGTAAGGGCAATGCTTTGAAAAGGCTGTGGGACCTTCGTAAAGATTTGGTcatgtttttgaatgaaaaggGTCAAACTAGTACTCTGCTTGAAGGTACCAATCTATGTAACTTGGCTTTCCTTGCTGACTGTTTTACCCATCTAAATACTCTGAACTTGAAGCTCCAGGGCAAGGGGCATACTATCATTCAGCTGTGGTCAGCAGTGAAATCTTTCAAGCAACAGctgttgctattcgtttcaGATATCACCAAAGACATGCTCCACTTTCCATGCTTGAAAGTGACTCTACAAGAAGTTAGCTGTGGTAATGATTGGTCATGCTTTGTCgaatttctgcaaaatttggacACTGAGTTCTGTAACAGGTTCAaggaattttatgaaatcagTTCAGTTATAGAACTAATTTCACATCCACTGTCTGCTGATGTTAATGGCACTTGGAAAACACAACTTTCCACTGAATATGCATTGCTGGTGTCTAAAATGCAGGTAGAACTTTGTAATCTTAAAGGAGATGAGATTTGTATCGCAGATCCAAATGTGTTTTGGTTATCACTTGTAACCTTGGAAAGGTACCCAGTTATAACCAGGCTGGCTAGAAGGATCCTTACTTGCTTCGCTTCTACGTACCTTTATGAGTCgttgttttcatcaatgaattttgtaaaaaaacaagcatAGAACGAGACTCACAAATGCTCATCTTCATGAGCTTATGAGGATATCAGTAAGTGACAGAAAGCCCCGATTCGACGCTATTGTGAGATCTAAACCAACTCATCATTTTTCTCACTGAAATAATCTTGGagctgtagcacacttcaTTTTTGACtattacaaagttattaatatgttgtagggtacatttcatgaataaagcaccacaaaaattaaagcatgtccaatatatttactattcatatttagtggatcatcatgttgtcaggtttggttgtggtggatcatggcaaaaatcatttgaacacccctgctctagagcagtgtttctcaacctttttagccCACGCACTATTTTCCTTTTAACATAACTAATTGCGGACTCATGTaataggaataaaaaataagttagttcAACACTAAAACAGTAAGATAAAAAAGCAGAAGCGTTTTGTTTATTGGgcacatatgcactataaatcTCAGTCGGAACCTTGAAAATTACGACCTTTGCTCAACCTATCTCAATAAGAACTTTGTCCCTGGACTTGCTTCACAAGTTTGTCGAAATCAGGAATTATGGTCGTCAATGCACACCTGATATCATTTTCCGGTTGAAGTTAGTTCCGGTACTTGGTTTTAAGCATAGTTAAGTTGAAAATCCAGCTTCACACAAGTATGTAGtcagaaaaaagcaaaagagcTATTGCTGCTTGTTTGTAGAGGTCAGATAGATTAGGTTCCTTCGATAGAACATTCGCCCAAAATTGAAACAgagaaacaattttgaacttgtCTCTCCACATCTGTAAACTTTGCAGTTCAATCAACTGTTCAGCGAAGCAATTTATTTCTGAATTAACCTCTAACGCTGACACCTCAAAAGTATTTCGTACCCAGTTAAACATCTTGTTATAACTGTGGGAAAGAATATATCGATCCAGCTCTGAAACAAATGTATCGAGGTGCTCAAGAAAGATCCGACGAATACCGCGCAAACGCATCAATGCTTTCTGTTacatctaaaatatttttgtcttttcccTGCATAGAGCCATTCAATTGGTTCACATGGCTGAAAAAATAGCTAAGAAAAGCAATTTGGCAATCCATTTGTAATCGCTAAAGAGATCAACAAATTCATGTTTCTGTTCTTTCAAAAAGGTGCTGATTTTATCTCGAAGGTTGGCCACTCTCTCCAGTGCCTTTCCTCGCGATAACCAACGAATGTTTGATTGGAACAGAAGCCCATTGTATTCTGCCCCCATTTCTTCACATGATACACGAAATAAACGAGTGTGCAAGGAAAgagatttaataaaattgaCAACAGAAACAACTTCTTTGAAAACTATGGCGAGGTCTTTTCGCCACCAATAATGCCTAAACTGGCTTATGCACAGACATTTGCAAGCACAACCTGGTGTAACGTGCGCAGGTGAAATTGCATTGCGAGAGaagcaaagaaacaaaaaagttctGACACTTGGGAACTCcttttaaaaaagagaaaaaaggaGGTGATTTGCGCGCTAGGAATTGGAAGAAgcagaagagaacgaaagaatTAAGGAATAATTCTTGGATGGGATTGCCACCACCGTAACAATAGAAATAAACAAGACTCTGAATCAGACTATtttaaattaccaacaaacgAATGTTGTAATTACCAAAATTATCCAACACACCAAGGTATTTCTTGCGACCCCTACTTTTTGAGGCGAAGAACCGTCGCGAAAATTATGACCTATGCCTAATTATATACGGTAAATTAATGGGCTTGCGGACTCACAAAAACCTTACGCGGACTCAAATGAGTCCGCGGACTCggggttgagaaacactgctctagagtctagaggaACTATGTAATCCAAACGAAAATCTTAATACACGAGGTGACGCTCATAGTATTCTAGAAGCGAttcagaatttttctttctttttcttcttatgtTTTTGGAAAGTAATCCTGCGAGAATCTCATCATACTTAAACTTACTTGCAGCAAAAGGATTGCTGTTAGCGCAATGCTCTAACAAGATGAAAGCGTTTGTCAACTTTTTAGTGGAAGAACGAGATAATCTGGTTAAAGGTTCTGTGGATGCAACGATCAAAAACAGCGGCAAATCAGCAACAGCGTTTGATGTTTTACAGTGGTTAGCTAAATCACACCTACTTGATTCAACAAGtacgtaggcctaccatatttaTGCTTGTGTCTGAAACTTTATCTTACCATTGGTGTTTCAATTGCGAGTTGTGAGAGGAGTTTCTCAAAGCTCAAAATGATAAAGTCCTATTTACGTTCTACCATGAATGATGATCGGCTATCAGCTCTATCGATTCTTTCTATAGAAAGACATTATACgttcaaaaacttgattttgaaGATATTATCGCTTATTTTGCTTCGGCGAAAGCTCGAAAAGTTCAATTTTGAGGCGGTTATTGATCTTTTATTTGCCTAATACATTTGTTCTccattttttatcttttattttaggcCTTAACGCTGAGACAGTGTGGCTTCTTTCTCAAGCAATATAGAACTTCTGAGACGCGGCACATTatctgtaattatttttattgaaaagatTGCGTGAACATGAAACtatacttcaaaatttgctgcaGTCTACATAGGGCGGCATTTTCATCGAAAGCCAGGGGCGGCAGCATATGCTCCTACGCCACTGCAGTGCTTA
Proteins encoded in this window:
- the LOC143447109 gene encoding zinc finger BED domain-containing protein 5-like; translated protein: MIKSQNIKRHFFTHHKHFNEKYKPGSWARKQKVACLDKSASSQKQCLSTFVSEQSKATEATLSISHILGKRMMTYSDAEAVKECIVEAVKIMHPSEKEVITSMTTLPLSRLTCTRRCTDIAEDLHDQVLIEVKDADCYALALDESTDVTNCAQLAVFVRYFHHGVFNEELLALITLHGNTTAAAIYDALISKLKELQLPIQNICALSTDGAPAMIGACHGVVTNLRTEYCPDLIGIHCIIHQSVLCAKLSGDFQELVAFGYHQIIINTFKRRFLHSL